A segment of the Candida albicans SC5314 chromosome 2, complete sequence genome:
caatttaaaacGACATGAATTATCTTTATTAGAGaagaaattggaaaataacCCGGCAGCATtaatattgaaacaaaatgatttaaatcaactagaaattattagattgactgaagaaattgaaatcactAAAGAGAAATGTCGTCAAtataaacaagaaatcgccattattgaaaaagatattgctgaatttaataatgataaaggatctaaaatcaattgtttgaaaaaagaagtgGCCcatttgaaacaacaagttatttccaaagaaaaacaattagAAAATCAAACGGATAAATTCCAAGCAGCACAAATTGATAgtgaacaattgaaaattgaattacaaaataaacaagaagCATTAATATCTACCaagaatcaaattgatgaattaactCACAAGatcaaacaacaagatcaaaccaaagaacaattgattgaacaATTAACCTTGGTTAAATCAGAATTAGATGATGCTCGAGCTAATTTATTGGGattagatgaagaaatcacTGAATTAACTAATATtgttaaattgaaaattgaaaaaatgacAATGACAAAATTAGATATACAAAAATTAACTCatgaattagaaaaatcACAAAATGTCaccaagaatttgaaaactagATTAGATGAAATTATAAGTGAACATGAATGGGTCATGGATAATCAAATGGTGAATAATATCATGGATCAATATCCTAacattgatattgaagaaactCGAGAACAATGGGAATTATTACAAGAGAAATTCTCAAGTATGAGACGCAAAGTGAATGTTAATATTATGAGTATGATTGAAAATGTTGAGAAGAAGGAAACATCATTGAAAACCATGGTTAAAaccattgaaaaagataaaaataaaattgttaataccataaataaattgaatggtTATAAACGTGATACATTAAATACTACTTATCAAAAAGTATCTAAAGATTTTGGTGCCATTTTTGCAGATTTATTACCAGGATCATTTGCTAAATTAGTTCCTATAGATATGATGGATGTAACTAAAGGTCTTGAAGTTAAAGTTAAATTAGGTCAAGTTTGGAAAGAAAGTTTAGTAGAATTATCAGGTGGTCAAAGATCTTTAATTGCtctttcattaattatGGCATTATTACAATTTAAACCAGCACCAATGTATATATTAGATGAAGTTGATGCAGCATTAGATCTTTCTCATACTCAAAATATTGGTCATTTGATTAAAACAAGATTTAAAGGATCacaatttattgttgtttcattaAAAGAAGGAATGTTTACTAATGCTAATCGAGTATTTAGAACTAGATTTCAAGATGGTACATCTATAGTATCTGTTAtgtaagaaaaaaaaaagctaCCAAATAAATGTTTGTAGTATGTTAGTCTTTAATTGGGGTTATGTATACTTTTAATAAGAGAATATCAAGAAGTTAAAGTTAAACAAGACGCGTCACAAATCAAGTAATTCAAGTTTTAGTTGATTTAACACAAACAttgaacaataataataataataataatactagaAAGGGAAGAATAACCACACATATATGCACCTTCCTTTTTGTTTAGATACTATACATATTATATGATACAATTATagtaattataataataataataataaatgaaatgtCTTGATacaatatataaaataatagaaGTGATTATTCTATAAAAAGGGGAAAAAGGGGATCATGTAGCTAGAGGatattaacaacaacaataagaTACAAAGAATAAGTTAATATTAAatggaagaagaagaagaagtagtagtagtagtagtagtagtagtaagTGGTTAAATCAATAACCAAGGAGAAGGGGAAGAAGACTATTGTAGTAGTTATGATTAGTTTTGTTATTAGTGatagaaaaaaattccTCATTCAATTAGAGTCGTGTAAGATGTAATAAAATCACTTGGCACACGTGATAAGCACGTGcacaaagaagaagaagaaaaaaaataaaacttgGTTGGTgaaatcaaagaagaaagaaagaaggaaaaaaattttaaaaacaattcaatccaattcaaacaatataTAACCTACCTgacaattgattgattcctttcatttcatttcatttcattttctttcacAACCACCCTACCTTACCTAAACCCCTACTTTACCTTATTGCATTTTTTATCCACATTCATCAATAACTACTACTAGACTTAAATACTATTAATCACTTAgaaatttattcatttttttgctaattaattaatttgtcctttattctattttttctttgttgttgtttctagtttttgtttaatttcattttacCTACCATCTTTATTCATATCCTTTTAAAgattaatcaaaaaaaaaacagttGTTAAGTTAACTCCCGTCCCCTCATATTTTGcatatattatattttttcttaaGAACACATAATATCAACACAATCAATACCACTGGTCACACCCTATGATTAtcatgatgatgatgttgataagAAATATCGATCGAAAGGttattttgaaatgttTTATTCACTAAGAACGTTGATTATAagtattgttattggtaTAATAACTTTATTTACAATTTATACCCAAATATctaattcaaaatcaggATATGCTcctaatttatcaacattTGATACTTCTCAAGTCCAATTTTATGATTTGGCCAATTATAAAGGTTCAGCTAATGGTTGGCAATATGATGAACgagttttattttgtgtTCCATTACGTGATGCTGCTCCTCATTTACCAATGTTTTTCTCTcatatgaaaaatttgactTATCCacataatttaattgatttagcATTTTTAGTTTCTGATTCTAAAGATGATACTATGGGAGAATTAAAACGTCATTTAAgtgaaattcaaaaagatCCTAAATTGGCATTtggagaaattgaaatttttgaaaaagattttggTCAAGTTATTGGTCAAGGTTTTTCCGATCGTCATGGTTTTGCTGCTCAAGGtccaagaagaaaattaatGGCTAGAGCAAGAAATTGGCTTTGGACAGTCGCCGTTAAACCATATCattcatttgtttattgGAGAGATGCTGATGTTGAAACGGTACCACCAACAATTTTGGAAGATTTAATGCATCATGATAAAGATGTTATTGTCCCCAATGTTTGGCGTCCTCTTCCTGATTGGTTAGGTAATCAACAACCATatgatttgaattcttgGCAAGAAAGTGAAGGAGGTTTACAATTGGCCGATACTTTAGATGAAGATGCTTGTATTGTTGAAGGTTATGTTGAATATCAAACTTGGAGACCTCATTTAGCTTATCTTCGAGACCCTTATGGTGATCCTGAAGTAGAAATGGATTTAGATGGTATTGGTGGAGTCTCTATTTTGACTAAAGCAAATGTATTCCGTCAAGGATCTCATTTCCCAGcattttcatttgaaaaacaTGCA
Coding sequences within it:
- the ANP1 gene encoding Anp1p (Putative mannosyltransferase of Golgi; member of Mnn9p family; similar to S. cerevisiae Anp1p; fungal-specific (no human or murine homolog)), encoding MFYSLRTLIISIVIGIITLFTIYTQISNSKSGYAPNLSTFDTSQVQFYDLANYKGSANGWQYDERVLFCVPLRDAAPHLPMFFSHMKNLTYPHNLIDLAFLVSDSKDDTMGELKRHLSEIQKDPKLAFGEIEIFEKDFGQVIGQGFSDRHGFAAQGPRRKLMARARNWLWTVAVKPYHSFVYWRDADVETVPPTILEDLMHHDKDVIVPNVWRPLPDWLGNQQPYDLNSWQESEGGLQLADTLDEDACIVEGYVEYQTWRPHLAYLRDPYGDPEVEMDLDGIGGVSILTKANVFRQGSHFPAFSFEKHAETEAFGKLSKRMGFSVVGLPHYVIWHIYEPSSDDLKHMEWMASEEVRQQEEAKIKKVYDKVWNKAFEDVQNNWDKERSKFLKNTDMSNVRKIKVDWSGVDDFDIDKNSHDDKKLADFNP